A segment of the Pseudalkalibacillus hwajinpoensis genome:
GATATCCTAAGTCAACAAGTAATAAGATGGTTTGCAAAAGAACATGAAGATAACAGAGTGATTTAGGCATTTACACTATAGACTTTGGATATGTTATTAAGATATTTTAATGTAAAGAAATATAAATTTTAAATTTATTCTTATTTAATCAACATTCTGTAGCGACAAGATATCCATTCAGAAATAGGTCTGTCTTATTAATTCTAGAGAGAGTGTGTACAAACAGCAAGATCCTAACTTTAAAGTATTGAGGGTTGCAGGACAATCAGGACAGAAATTCGATTTAAAAAAGAAGGTTTTCTATCTAAGGGAGTTTATCTGATTTTAAATTAACCTTTTAATATTAATGTTGCATGTTTTTCTATTTTAAATAAAACAGCGTTAATATTTCTGTTTATTTGTCGTCCAGTAAACCGCAATACCTTCCAACCTTCAGAACGCAAATATTTGTCTTTCCGGCGGTCGTTTTCCTTCTGATGAGGAAATGAATGATATTCCTTTCCATCACATTCTATAGCTAGTTTGAGGGGAGGGATTGCTAAGTCAATACGATACTTCCCTACTGTGTATTGCGTTTCAACATAGTAGTCGTTGAAAACCAGTGCATCATATAGACGGCGTTCGATTGGTGACTCGCACTTCACCCGTTTTGATTGTGAAAGTGGAAGGTTAACTTTTTCGAATGTATTATCAATTATTTTGTTTAATGGCCAAATTAAAATCACAAGGATTAAAATTGCAAAAATTAACATGTAATTCACCTTATAAGCTTTATTAAGCTGTCCCTATCTACTAATTTTACATCAGATGTTTTTGCTAACTTTTTAGCGTTATGGGTAAAGTAACGGTTTGTAATAACCATTGCTTCTTTAGTGCGCCAATAAATGCGCCCAGCGATAACTTCTTGAATTGCATCCACCCCGATATTACTTGTATAACATTTTACTTGAACTGCTATTTTGTTACGTCTTTTACGTAAAATTAAATCAACCCCATAATCTCCAGAACGAGGTGTTAACTTGATGTTATAACCTTTGGTTTCGAAAAAATCAGCTAAATAATCTTCAAATTCTATACCTGTCATTGTATCAATATCATTGATATCAGTGGTTAAAGTGTGTTTTTTGAAATGAAAATAATAAAGCTTCTTAGCTACCTTTATTAAAAGTAATAACAATACAGTAAGAAGTAGTGCTTTTGTTATTTGTTTACCGTATAGAATTATTATGACGTATGTAACACTTGCCCCGATAATAATGGTTTCTTTATTTAGTGTTTTTACAAATTTTATTACTTTAGTTGTCATGATAAACACCTCATTGTTTACCTATATTTTGGGGAAAGTAATTATATTTTAAACATTAAAAAGGACAAATCCAACACTAATTAATCCAAGCAGAAAATATGGATCCAGTGAATTATAGAAGGTAATTATATGCTGATGACTAGAAGCTTTATTACGAAATTAAATCTTTGGTGAGAATGAAGAACAGCAACGAAGAACAATTTAATGAGAATGAATTTTGAATAGGAAGATACGTCAACATGTACATTTCAATTGAAAGGGGAGATTGTTAGGTGGCCTTTTTTTCGTAGAGAGGATAGAAGTGAAAAAGAACCTCTGTCTGTGATAGTATCAGTTCATAGTGACGAATTTGGACAATCTGGTTACTAATAAAGATGCTACTCTTCTTAAGTAACTTCGTGTATAATATCAATTTTGCGAATACTCTACAAAATTTTTCTTATAGTATAATCTAATCAAATGTTAGGATATAGTCTGTTTTTTGTGGTGTTGTAATTGGTTGGCAAAAACATTAATTGTACAAATATAAAATCTACATATAATTCTTTAGCAAGTATTCTTGGAGAAACTTTTACAGAGGTAGGAGACTTTGTTGAGTTAAATACATCACGAATTTCATTTGATGAAAAATATGGTTATTCAATATTTATTAGGACCAAAACAAAAGATAAAAAAATATTTTGGTGTACGAGTGTTGGACTTTGATAGTGTAACCATTTATCACGCATTACTTAATAATCAAAGTTATTACACTTAAGGGATTTATATTTTATAAGGACTTGCTCATCAAGAAGAAGGGGTCAGGTACTTACCTGACCCCTTCTTCATTTTATAACGGGGGCAAATCAAGCTTCCCTTCAGAAAACAATTCCTTTATCATATGCTGAGCATAGCCTTTTGCCTGGCTAAATGTTAAGTTACTTGGAAGCGGTGCTTCATTTGCATCCACAACAACGTCTACAATACAAGGTTTTGACTGAAGTGCTGCTTTTTTTAGAGCTGGCATCAAATCTTCCGGTTTTTCTACTCGGATTCCTACTCCCCCACAACTTTCTGCGTATTTAGCAAAGTTCGGATTGTGTAGATTTGTTCCGAATTCAGCATTCCCCATTACTTCTTGCTCAAATTTAATCATGGCAATCTTATGGTTATTTAAAATGATGACCATCATCGGCAAATCATATTTAACGGCTGTCACAAAGTCGTTCATTGTCATTGTAAACCCGCCATCTCCACATACAGCAACTACTTGTCTTGATGGGTAAGCAATTTTCCCAGCAATAGCACCCGGAAGCCCACAGCCAAGAGTTGCTAGCCAGCTAGAGATAACAAATTTCTGATTTGTCATTCTGAAATGTCGAGCCATCCATACGGTTACGTTCCCCACATCACAGGATATGATGGCATCACTGGATGTGACATCTTGTAAAGCTTTCACCACGCTTTGAGGTTTAATCGGAACACTCTCCACCTCTTCTTCCTTCTCCATCTTGCCCCACCAATCGGCCATACGTCCCTGACAACTTTCTAAGAATGTTTGGTCTTCCTTTACTTGTAGTACATTTAATAATTCCTTTAGCGTCTCTTTAGCTTCTCCTACCAAACCAACATCGATTGGGTACCGTTTGCCGATTTGAACAGGGTTCGTATCGATTTGAAGAGTTCTCGCTTTTTCAGGAAGAAATCCGGTGAATGGAAAGGACGTCCCGATAAGTATTAATGTGTCTGCTTCTTTCATCGCCTCATAAGCCGGTTTTGTCCCGATTAACCCTAATCCTCCAAGGCAATAGGGATGCTTGTCAGGAATAACACCTTTCCCAGGTAACGATAATACTATGGGACATGCCATTCTTTCAGCAAATTCCACAAGTTCTGCACTGGCTTTCCTAGCTCCTTTTCCTGCTAAAATAACTGCTTTTTTTGACTGACGAAGCAGTGCTTCAGCTTTTATCAAATCTTGTTGATGAGGAAAGAATTTAGGCTTGATAACAACGGGACTTGTAAACCGAGCTCCCTTCTCAACTTCAGCCTTCTGAACATCATCGGAAATTGTAATAACAGCAACGCCACTTTTAGCATACGCCGTACGAATTGCCTGATTTATCACTCCTGGAAGCTGCTCAGCTGATGTAATCCGCTGATTATAAACGGCAACATCATCAAAAAGGCGAGAAAGATTAACTTCTTGGAAGTAATCTATTCCCATAAGGTCCGATTCCACTTGCCCGCAAATAGCCAGTAAAGGTGCCCCATCCAATTTTGCATCATAAAGCCCGTTAAGTAAGTGAATTGCTCCTGGACCAGCGATGGCTGTGCATACTCCAATCTTACCAGTTAACTTGGCATAGGAAGAAGCTGCCAATGCTCCATTCTCTTCGTGGCGAATTTGGATAAATTTAATTTTATCCTCGACTTTTCTTAATGATTCTATGATTGAATTAATGGAATCTCCAGGCATACCATAGATATGATCTATGTTCCAGTCAATTAACAATTCCATCAAAACGTCTCCTGCATTCTTTCTAAACAATGTGATCCTCCTTCAAAATAGTGATACCGTTATTCTTTGCATTTCTGATTTTACAATACAATTGAGTTGAATTTTAATCATTCGTGAAGCTATTATCTATTCGTAGTAATGCAAATCACCTTCAAAGCATATTGGAATTTACTAAAAACGAGTATAAAAGCTAATTCTCTATATATAAGTTGAATTAATGATTCTGTGGGGTATGAATTTTAATATATTCGAATGGATGCATGAGGTATATGCTAATAATTTTGTTGACGCGGAAGTGTTTGAAACATATATTATAATAAACAAATATCCAAACAACCATTAGAATGAAGGTGAAAAAATGAGTGAAGAGGTTATAAAAAAAGCTTCTAAAGATACATGTGATACGTTTTGTTACGATGAAGTACTTGTTCAACGAGTGCAACCAGAAATTGAAAAAGTGGAAGGGGTAGAGTTGATTTTCAAAGCTTTATCAGATGCCACACGTATGAAAATTGCGTATGCTTTAACCCTGGAGAAGGAACTTTGTGTTTGCGATGTGGCCAATATTATTGGCTCAACGACTGCCACTGCTTCTCATCATTTAAGATTATTGCGTAACATGAAGTTAGCCAAGTATCGCAAAGAAGGAAAACTTGTTTTTTATTCCTTGGCTGACAATCATGTTCATCAGTTAGTTTCGATTGCTTTACTACATTCAAAAGAAGTCTGAATGGATTAAATGGGGGGACATCAATGAGTCGTGTAGAAAAAGAGACACAAGCAAGTTGTTGCTCTAGTCAGCCGGAGCTTAATGAAATAAGCGCAAGTTCCTGCTGTGCTGAGCAAGAAGCTTTTACTTCTTCATCTTGCTGTGGAAATGATACAAACACCAAAGAAGAACATCCAGAAAGCTCTTCAACCTGTTGTAGTAACCGAGAAAATAAAAATGAACAAATTGACGCAGTGAATAGTGAGCCAAAAGGGCAGAAACCTGTGGAATACAAGATTGATGGAATGGATTGTCCTTCCTGTGCCGCAACCATTGAGAAAGGGTTACAAAAAATCAAAGGAATTCAGTGGGTTCAAGTTAATTATGGAACCGGGAAGATGACAGTGAGTGCTAATGATCGCTCTGTGTATAATCTAGTTCCTGATCAAGTGCATAAACTAGGCTTTAAAGCAGAGCCTTTAGGCAAAACCAAAAATATGCAAACGTATAAAATTGAAGGTATGGATTGTGGCTCTTGTGCGATGACAATTGAAAAGCATTTAAGTAGGAATTCAAATGTTCAAGATGTGCAGGTGAATTTTTCGACAGGAAAAATGCAAATTGATCATACAACAAATCAAAACGAAATTATCAAAGAAGTCCAAAGAGCCGGGTTTGATGCTTCATTAGATTCAATTAGTAACAAAAGTGAAGGAACTTCCGATAAAAAGGGAAAGGGGATCTCAACGACCACCCTATCCGGCATATTGCTGGCTGCTGGTTTTATGGTCTCATTTACTAGCGTAATGCCCGGCTTAATTACGTCATTATACGCTGCATCTATTCTGATTGGTGGATATAAACCGGCGAAAAGCGCCTTCTACGCTATTAAAAGTGGTTCCTTAGACATGAATGTTCTCATGGCCTCTGCCGCCATTGGGGCAGCCCTCATTGGCGAGTGGTTTGAAGGAGCAACGGTCGTATGGCTTTTCGCCTTAGGCAACACTTTACAAAACAGGTCGATTGAGCGTACAAGAGAATCGATTCGAAGCCTGATTAATCTCACTCCATCAGAAGCTACTGTTAAGTCTGGGGATCAGCTTATCCGAAAACCAGTAGAAGAGGTAGGAGTCAATGATTCGATCGTCATTAAACCCGGAGAGAAAGTTCCTCTGGATGGAGAAGTTTTAACAGGTACATCCAGTATCAACCAGGCCCCCATCACCGGGGAATCCTTGCCAGTAGATAAGCAACAGGGAGACACGGTTTATGCAGGTACAGTGAATGAAAGTGGTTCCATAGAAGTTAAGGTAACAAAATTAGTAGAAGATACAACGATTGCAAAAATCATTCATCTTGTAGAAGAAGCTCAGGAGAAAAAAGCACCAACTCAAGCGTTTGTGGATCGCTTTGCAAATGTCTACACTCCTATTGTCTATACTCTTGCTCTTCTTATCATGGTGGTACCGCCATTATTTGGATTCGGGTCATGGGGAGAGTGGGTCTATAAAGGCCTTGCTTTATTGGTAGTCGCTTGCCCTTGTGCATTGGTCATATCTACACCAGTGGCCATTGTATCTGCGATTGGAAATGCAGCTAGAAATGGCGTCCTAATCAAAGGGGGAACTTTCTTAGAAAAGGCTGGAGCTATTCAAGCAATTGCTTTTGATAAGACCGGGACCCTTACAGAAGGTAAACCAAAAGTTGCAGAAGTCATTTCTCTTCAAAACAATCGTGAAGAGTTAATTGGAATTACTCGAACCATTGAAGAACATTCCACGCATCCCATCGCTCAAGCCATCACGAGTTATGCTGTAGAGCGAAACATTGGTACTAAACAGGGGGAAGACTTTAAAGCTATTGCTGGTAAAGGTGCACAGGCTACAATTAATGGAATTATGTACTTTGCCGGTAATCCAAAATTGTTTAAAGACATGGAGGTCCCTCTTCATGACATAGCAGAGCGTATTGATTCATTACAACGCCACGGAAACACGCTTGTAGTGGTAGGTACTCGAACCGAGGTTCTAGGTCTCATTGCTGTTGCGGATACGATACGTGACATCACAGTTCAGTCCATTCAAAAACTCAAGAAAATTGGGATGAATGAAATGGTGATGTTGACAGGTGATAATGATGGAACAGCGAAAAAAATTGCGGCCGAAACAGGTGTCGATCGCTACTTCTCTGAGTTATTACCTGAAGATAAAGTGACCGCCGTAAAGAAGTTACAGGCGGAAGGTAAGCGTGTTGCTATGGTAGGAGACGGAATTAATGATGCTCCGGCCCTTGCGACAGCTGATCTTGGGATTGCCATGGGCGGCGCTGGAACGGATACAGCCATGGAAACTGCCGATATCGTCCTGATGGCAGATAATTTGGAAAAACTTCCGCATACGATTCGATTGAGTCGTAGAGCCATGAACATCATTAAGCAGAATGTTTGGTTTTCTCTGCTTACCAAGTTGGCAGCATTAGCCCTAATCTTTCCTGGATTTTTAACCTTATGGATGGCTGTGTTAAGTGACACCGGTGCTGCGCTAATCGTTATTCTTAACAGTATGAGGTTGTTAAGACAGAAATAGGGAGGAGAATTATTCCTCTCTATTTTTGTAGATTTAAACTGACTCCTAAAGAGCCAAGGAGACCCTGCCAATCAACTTAAACCTTAAATGTTCTCCCATGTCTTTGGTAGAAAGTGGGGTAATTAAAATGATGGATTTTAATACGAAAAATCATTGGAATAAAACGATATATAAAATGTGGGCACCCGTTTATGACAACTTCTTTAATTCTGGGAAGTTTCGTAATGCTCGTAAAAGAGTGTTTGAGAATGTGATCTTCGAGAAGAATAAAAAAATCCTTTTTGTTGGAGTTGGGACCGGGGCAGACCTTGAATGGTTCAATCATCTTGAATCAACTGTTATAGGGATAGACTACTCTACTGAAATGTTAAAACAAGCTAAAAATAAATTCAAAGACACACCTATTAAGTTCTTACAAATGGATGCTCAGAATATGCAATTCCCTAACGATTCTTTTGATTTAGTGATTGGAAGCCTCGTTTTATCAGTAGTTCAAGATGCTAATCTATGTTTAAAAGAGATGGCAAGGGTTTTAAAACTAGAAGGTCATATCATAATCTTTGATAAATTTTCTCCAAAAGGTAAAAATCTATCACCTTTGACGAGAATCTTCAGACCTATCATCATGTTACTTGGCACAGATATAGGAGTAAAATTTGAGAGTCTGTTAGAAGGGAATAATAAAACTCTGACTGTACAAGAAGATGAGGATGTCATGTTTAATGGGATGTATAGAAAAATCGTTATTAAAAAATCGCATCATTAACATCTTGGTTAATGATGTTAAACAGAGCGAAATCTAAGTTTAAATTCTTCCATATGGAGCGATTCAGGAATAGTATTCCAGTTTATGTGTTGGGAAGATATTCTTGAATTATAAGTATTAATCGGAGGAATTAACGATTTGTGAAACCTAATCTGTTAGAATACGTAAAATTAGTGAGAATTGGAATGAGGGGGCTAAAATGAGTAAATCATTATTACATATTGAAGTATTGATCGTCTTACTTGTTTCAGTGTATTTTTATGCCAGTATAGACGCGAGTTGGTGGCTAGTCTTCCTTTGTTTACTTGTACCAGATCTATCTATGTTGGGTTACGTGATTAATAACTCAATAGGTTCAACTATTTATAATTTTGGACATAAGTATGTCATTCCGTTAATACTTATCATTCTTAGTGTTATTTTACATCAAGATTTGATGTTGGCATTATGTATTATTTGGGTCGCACATATTGGAATGGATCGGACAATCGGCTACGGTTTAAAGTATCCAAGTAACTTTAAGGATACGCACTTACAAAAAGTTTAGATACCATTTGAACTCTAAGGTGTGATTGTGATGTCAAACCTTTCTTCAACAATCTCGGAGCTTATCTGTAATAGAATAGCAGTTATATATTTTGTTTTGGTGCAATCCCTTATAGAATTCGGATATCCTGTAAAGGAGTTGAGAGGGAAAGTCTCGAAAGAGAAGATTTACATTATGTTATAATGGGACAAAAAGAGGAAGGGATAGTATGGGATGTCCTGTTGATTTACGAGGGCGAATTTTGGAACAATTAAAATCGATTTTGAATGAGCAACTCACTAAGGAAAAAGCGCGTGTTTATTTATTTGGATCTTGGGCTCGCCAGGAGGAAAAACATAGTTCGGATATCGACATTGCCATTGAATCCCCTTCCCCGATCTCTCCATTTAAATGGAATAAAATTATCGAGCAAATTGAGGATTCTACCATCCCTTATAAGGTGGACCTCGTGGATTTACATCATGCCAAAGAAGCATTAGTCCAACAAGTGAAAGAGGAGGGGATCTTATGGAAAGATTACGCCAACGATTAGATGCAGCAGAGAAGGCGTTGGCTACCTTTGAGAAGCTAGCGACTCTTGAAAATCCAAATGATGTGGAACGAGACGCGTCAATTCAAAGGTTTGAATTCTCTTTTGAGGCCAGTTGGAAAGCGGCGAAGCAATATTTATATGATGTAGAAGGGGTTGATGTCGGCTCTCCGAAGGGTGTCATTCGCAGTTGTCGGGAGGTCAACTTGTTGCAGGATGACGAGACCGTCCTGGCTTTGGAAATGGTAAATGATCGAAATTTGACTGTTCATACTTATAACGAAGAAGTGGCCATTAAAATTCATACGAATTTGAAACGGTATTATGGCCTTCTCCAGCTATGGGTTGATCGGATGGATAATAAAGTGATGGAGTAACCATCAATAAAATAGAGCTCCATACAGTAGTATTAATGTATGGGGCTCTTTATATAGTTAATAAAAGTCTTGAAATCGAGATTTCAACTATCTTGAAGCAATTCTTTAATAAAGATTTTAAATATAGAGGGTAGCTAGGTGAAGTCACTATAAATTATTAATGTAAGAGAAAACCCAGAGTATAAAGAAGCAGCGATTAAGTATTTTCAGAATAAGTGGGCAAATGAAAACAACATGAAAGTATATGAGGACAGTATTACCAACAGTATAAAAACAGATAGTCCTCTTCCTATTTGGTATTTAATGCTGGAATCAGACGAAATCATTGGGTGCGCAGGTCTAATCACCAATGATTTTATAAGCCGAATGGATTTATTGCCTTGGATATGATCTCGGAGCGATTCTGTAATATCATAGCAGCGTAATACGTTGGGGAAAAGGTTGAATAAATGGCAGAGTTTTGAAATGAATAATTGGAATTAGTCATTCGTGCAGCATACCCATATGAAGATATTGTAACCACCAGCAGTTTGTGAAAAGTAAGAAAAGGGCTTTTCATGAAAACTACAAATTACTCTACAATTGCTGATAACTATGAAAAAATCAATTTAGAAGTGATGAGTTAAAACTAGAACGGGGATTCCCTTACTTATATCAGTTATGGAGGTTCATCGTTTAACAATTATGATGGGTATGTGGATCCTCTTGAATATCTCGAGTGCTCATAAAGTAAGACAGGTCACCGAATGATTGTTTTCAGTAGAGGATTATATTTTACATGAACGAAATACGGAATTTCCTTTATAACCTATATAAATTACTTGAGTCATGAAAAGATGGTTTATAGAAAAATCCTCTGATAAGCAACAAATCTATTTGGAATTAATAGGTGGTGTGAATCGATGAACTCCAAAAATAGAGCCAAAGAGTTTTTCTGTAAAGATTGCTTCCGGGATTTTGACCAAGATGAGATCGTCATTTTGCTTGAGAAAGAGAACATAACCGTTTGTCAGTTCTGCGCCAATAAGTATTTAGACAAGGATAAGCGATTACAACTGGTTAAACGGCATTGTGATTAGATTCTAGACAAGAAATATTGACCGTACCAGGAAGAAAGTATCATGGATTCAATCTTTAAAAAGGTAAACTAACGTTTCTTAGCAGAAAAAGGTTAAGCAGATGTGCGTAACCAATGAAAACTAATTACCTCTAGAGAACCTCGATGGACATACCAACATACACAAGACAGAAAGAAGGCGATTAACCTTATACTAGGTGATTGTCTTCTTTTTTTATTGAATGGACTTTAACAGTGGTCTGGATTTTTTCGTAACCACATTCTAATGTAATACAATCGAGTTTTCGACTCATGACTAACAAAGCATGTTTAAAAAGTTCAAAATATTTATAGATTGTGTGAACATAAGAGGAAAAATGCTTTTTAATTGATAAGATAGAGGAAAAGGAGAGATGACCAATGAAAAAAACAATATTTTTAGCCCTTCTACTATATTTTATATACAGTCCACTTACTAATGCTCATTCTGTTTTAGAAGCATCTAACCCTCAGGAAGGTGAAGTAATATACGAACCATTGACAAAGGTTGAGTTAGATTTTAATACAAAAGTAGAAAATGGAAGTAATATCACCCTAACTAATGAACTGGGGGCTCAAATGAAACCTGACCGCCTTCAAATAGAGGAGAGTAAAATGATTGGTACCTTTAACCAACCGTTGTTAAATGGTTCTTACTCAGTCGACATTGAAATTATTGGTGCTGACGGGCATCTAGTCAAAGAAAGCTACTCTTTTAAAGTAAGGGCAGAGAATACCCCGTCTAATGAAAAAGAAGATAATGAAGCCAAAAAAAATGATCAGCATGTTGATGCCAAACAATCAGATGAAGAAGATAATACTGCAACCATTAACGATGATAAAGAAAAGAATACAACTGCGCTATCTTTACCTCTTTCTAATATCACCTTTTGGCTTGTTGTTATATTAGGACTGTTTGCTGTATATCTTTTTTACAGGATTATTCAAAAAAAATCATAGGAAATTTGAAGGAAGCGATTGATATGATAGTTATAACAGAATTGTTATTATATTTAAGTTTTTCCGTTTTGATTGGATCGTTACTGGTATTAGTGGTTCCGATAAAATATAGGCCAGAAATCAACATATCGAAACCAGTTTTATTGATATGTACAGCTTTGATACCTATTCTATCTTTTGGACCGTTATTACGCGTTAGTTTAATTTTATCTAACAATGTAGGAATGTGGGTTAGCTTTCGAAATGTCTTATTTACATTTGAAATCGGACGAGCGTGGCTTTTTACACTGATTTTAGCTGTTCTATTATTCTTATTATTGGCCACCATTAAACTCGATACAAAGGAACCTTTAATTAAAGTTGCACTTGTTTTTATTGTTTTGTTAGCATTTGGTGTTGGAAAAGCAGGGCATGCGGCATCCATTACCCCTTGGACAGGGTTTATTGCCCATTCGGTTCACTTTTTAGCCGTTATAATCTGGATTGGTATACTTCTCGTGATTGGTTTTGGGTCAAAAGATTTTAAGAATTGGCCTTTATTTCTTAAGTGGTTCACGCCACTTTCGATTGTATGTGTATCAGTAACGTTTATTGCGGGTTATTTATTAATGGAAATCGATATTCAATCCTACAACGATCAAAACGCTTTTATTCTAACAGAATATGCAAATGGATTAGTTGTTAATTATGGACAGGCTCTTTTACTTAAACATCTTTTTTTCATTCCCATATTGTTATTTGCTTTTTTAAATGGGGTGGTACTTAAAAAACGTTTGGCAAAACATTCAAATGTAAATATCGCCAGATACTTACGAATAGAGGGGATATATGCCCTTATTGTTTTTGGAATAACAGCATTTATGGGACAACAATACCCTCCGCATCAGGTTGATAAGCTTGTTCAATCAGATGGTGTATCACCGTTGTTTGAATTATTTTACCAAGATGCTATTGATCCTACTATTCAAGTAAGCTGGGCACTTACCGGT
Coding sequences within it:
- a CDS encoding restriction endonuclease gives rise to the protein MTTKVIKFVKTLNKETIIIGASVTYVIIILYGKQITKALLLTVLLLLLIKVAKKLYYFHFKKHTLTTDINDIDTMTGIEFEDYLADFFETKGYNIKLTPRSGDYGVDLILRKRRNKIAVQVKCYTSNIGVDAIQEVIAGRIYWRTKEAMVITNRYFTHNAKKLAKTSDVKLVDRDSLIKLIR
- the mntA gene encoding type VII toxin-antitoxin system MntA family adenylyltransferase antitoxin, which produces MEQLKSILNEQLTKEKARVYLFGSWARQEEKHSSDIDIAIESPSPISPFKWNKIIEQIEDSTIPYKVDLVDLHHAKEALVQQVKEEGILWKDYAND
- a CDS encoding pyruvate oxidase, with product MFRKNAGDVLMELLIDWNIDHIYGMPGDSINSIIESLRKVEDKIKFIQIRHEENGALAASSYAKLTGKIGVCTAIAGPGAIHLLNGLYDAKLDGAPLLAICGQVESDLMGIDYFQEVNLSRLFDDVAVYNQRITSAEQLPGVINQAIRTAYAKSGVAVITISDDVQKAEVEKGARFTSPVVIKPKFFPHQQDLIKAEALLRQSKKAVILAGKGARKASAELVEFAERMACPIVLSLPGKGVIPDKHPYCLGGLGLIGTKPAYEAMKEADTLILIGTSFPFTGFLPEKARTLQIDTNPVQIGKRYPIDVGLVGEAKETLKELLNVLQVKEDQTFLESCQGRMADWWGKMEKEEEVESVPIKPQSVVKALQDVTSSDAIISCDVGNVTVWMARHFRMTNQKFVISSWLATLGCGLPGAIAGKIAYPSRQVVAVCGDGGFTMTMNDFVTAVKYDLPMMVIILNNHKIAMIKFEQEVMGNAEFGTNLHNPNFAKYAESCGGVGIRVEKPEDLMPALKKAALQSKPCIVDVVVDANEAPLPSNLTFSQAKGYAQHMIKELFSEGKLDLPPL
- a CDS encoding class I SAM-dependent methyltransferase produces the protein MMDFNTKNHWNKTIYKMWAPVYDNFFNSGKFRNARKRVFENVIFEKNKKILFVGVGTGADLEWFNHLESTVIGIDYSTEMLKQAKNKFKDTPIKFLQMDAQNMQFPNDSFDLVIGSLVLSVVQDANLCLKEMARVLKLEGHIIIFDKFSPKGKNLSPLTRIFRPIIMLLGTDIGVKFESLLEGNNKTLTVQEDEDVMFNGMYRKIVIKKSHH
- a CDS encoding HI0074 family nucleotidyltransferase substrate-binding subunit — translated: MERLRQRLDAAEKALATFEKLATLENPNDVERDASIQRFEFSFEASWKAAKQYLYDVEGVDVGSPKGVIRSCREVNLLQDDETVLALEMVNDRNLTVHTYNEEVAIKIHTNLKRYYGLLQLWVDRMDNKVME
- a CDS encoding DUF4260 domain-containing protein; this encodes MSKSLLHIEVLIVLLVSVYFYASIDASWWLVFLCLLVPDLSMLGYVINNSIGSTIYNFGHKYVIPLILIILSVILHQDLMLALCIIWVAHIGMDRTIGYGLKYPSNFKDTHLQKV
- a CDS encoding copper resistance CopC family protein, whose amino-acid sequence is MKKTIFLALLLYFIYSPLTNAHSVLEASNPQEGEVIYEPLTKVELDFNTKVENGSNITLTNELGAQMKPDRLQIEESKMIGTFNQPLLNGSYSVDIEIIGADGHLVKESYSFKVRAENTPSNEKEDNEAKKNDQHVDAKQSDEEDNTATINDDKEKNTTALSLPLSNITFWLVVILGLFAVYLFYRIIQKKS
- a CDS encoding endonuclease domain-containing protein gives rise to the protein MLIFAILILVILIWPLNKIIDNTFEKVNLPLSQSKRVKCESPIERRLYDALVFNDYYVETQYTVGKYRIDLAIPPLKLAIECDGKEYHSFPHQKENDRRKDKYLRSEGWKVLRFTGRQINRNINAVLFKIEKHATLILKG
- a CDS encoding ArsR/SmtB family transcription factor → MSEEVIKKASKDTCDTFCYDEVLVQRVQPEIEKVEGVELIFKALSDATRMKIAYALTLEKELCVCDVANIIGSTTATASHHLRLLRNMKLAKYRKEGKLVFYSLADNHVHQLVSIALLHSKEV
- a CDS encoding heavy metal translocating P-type ATPase: MSRVEKETQASCCSSQPELNEISASSCCAEQEAFTSSSCCGNDTNTKEEHPESSSTCCSNRENKNEQIDAVNSEPKGQKPVEYKIDGMDCPSCAATIEKGLQKIKGIQWVQVNYGTGKMTVSANDRSVYNLVPDQVHKLGFKAEPLGKTKNMQTYKIEGMDCGSCAMTIEKHLSRNSNVQDVQVNFSTGKMQIDHTTNQNEIIKEVQRAGFDASLDSISNKSEGTSDKKGKGISTTTLSGILLAAGFMVSFTSVMPGLITSLYAASILIGGYKPAKSAFYAIKSGSLDMNVLMASAAIGAALIGEWFEGATVVWLFALGNTLQNRSIERTRESIRSLINLTPSEATVKSGDQLIRKPVEEVGVNDSIVIKPGEKVPLDGEVLTGTSSINQAPITGESLPVDKQQGDTVYAGTVNESGSIEVKVTKLVEDTTIAKIIHLVEEAQEKKAPTQAFVDRFANVYTPIVYTLALLIMVVPPLFGFGSWGEWVYKGLALLVVACPCALVISTPVAIVSAIGNAARNGVLIKGGTFLEKAGAIQAIAFDKTGTLTEGKPKVAEVISLQNNREELIGITRTIEEHSTHPIAQAITSYAVERNIGTKQGEDFKAIAGKGAQATINGIMYFAGNPKLFKDMEVPLHDIAERIDSLQRHGNTLVVVGTRTEVLGLIAVADTIRDITVQSIQKLKKIGMNEMVMLTGDNDGTAKKIAAETGVDRYFSELLPEDKVTAVKKLQAEGKRVAMVGDGINDAPALATADLGIAMGGAGTDTAMETADIVLMADNLEKLPHTIRLSRRAMNIIKQNVWFSLLTKLAALALIFPGFLTLWMAVLSDTGAALIVILNSMRLLRQK